The following coding sequences are from one Geodermatophilus normandii window:
- the rpmH gene encoding 50S ribosomal protein L34 produces the protein MSKRTFQPNNRRRSKTHGFRLRMRTRAGRAILAGRRRKGREKLSA, from the coding sequence GTGAGCAAGCGCACCTTCCAGCCGAACAACCGCCGCCGGTCCAAGACCCACGGCTTCCGGCTGCGGATGCGCACCCGCGCCGGCCGCGCGATCCTCGCCGGCCGCCGCCGCAAGGGTCGCGAGAAGCTCTCCGCCTGA
- the rnpA gene encoding ribonuclease P protein component, with amino-acid sequence MLPAQARLRRRPEFTAVVRSGRRAGRPTMVLHLLPVRPPARMAGGLGVPADGVAGGPATGPRAGFVVGKAVGNSVVRHRVTRRLRAVVRDELDRLPDTADLVVRARPEAATATSEQLRRDLSAGLDRVLGERSASRRSRS; translated from the coding sequence GTGCTGCCCGCGCAGGCCCGCCTGCGCCGGCGTCCGGAGTTCACCGCGGTCGTCCGGTCGGGCCGGCGCGCAGGTCGGCCGACCATGGTGCTCCACCTCCTCCCCGTCCGACCCCCGGCCCGCATGGCCGGGGGTCTCGGCGTGCCCGCGGACGGTGTGGCCGGTGGACCGGCGACCGGTCCCCGTGCCGGGTTCGTGGTGGGGAAGGCGGTCGGCAACTCCGTCGTCCGCCACCGCGTGACCCGCCGGCTGCGCGCCGTCGTCCGCGACGAGCTCGACCGGCTGCCGGACACCGCCGACCTGGTCGTGCGGGCGCGGCCCGAGGCCGCGACGGCGACGTCGGAGCAGCTGCGCCGCGACCTGAGCGCCGGCCTCGACCGCGTGCTCGGTGAGCGGTCCGCGTCGCGGCGGAGCCGCTCGTGA
- the yidD gene encoding membrane protein insertion efficiency factor YidD yields MSTAARRRPGPLARALLAGVGFYSRAISPALPPRCRFAPTCSAYAAEAVAVHGAGRGSWLALVRLLKCAPWHPGGHDPVPPPRADRGHPGTGDDGRTSRTASPAAAPAAAVPAADGARRPALETPPAPRRTPQQEAGVA; encoded by the coding sequence GTGAGCACGGCTGCGCGGCGTCGCCCCGGACCCCTCGCGCGCGCACTGCTGGCCGGGGTCGGCTTCTACTCCCGCGCGATCAGCCCCGCGCTGCCCCCGCGCTGCCGCTTCGCGCCGACCTGCAGTGCCTACGCCGCCGAGGCGGTCGCCGTCCACGGCGCCGGCCGCGGGTCGTGGCTGGCGCTGGTCCGGCTGCTCAAGTGCGCGCCGTGGCACCCCGGCGGCCACGACCCGGTCCCCCCGCCGCGCGCGGACCGGGGACACCCCGGAACCGGCGACGACGGCCGCACGTCGAGGACTGCGTCACCGGCAGCGGCTCCGGCCGCCGCGGTGCCCGCCGCCGACGGTGCCCGTCGTCCCGCCCTCGAGACCCCGCCGGCTCCCCGCCGGACCCCGCAGCAGGAGGCTGGCGTTGCTTGA
- the rsmG gene encoding 16S rRNA (guanine(527)-N(7))-methyltransferase RsmG — translation MSDTPAPSAPPAPEVAASVFGEGLPGAERYVARLASDGVTRGLIGPREVPRLWERHVLNSAAVAEAVPEGARVVDVGSGAGLPGIPLALARPDLRMTLVEPMARRVEFLEEVAGELGADWRVVRGRAEERSVVTAVGPVDVVTARAVAALPRLVGWCRGLLRPGAQLVALVGARALEELPALLPELEAAGMRDVHPRAVGAGLGEAATTVVVMTRGRG, via the coding sequence GTGAGCGACACACCCGCCCCGTCCGCCCCACCGGCCCCGGAGGTCGCCGCCTCCGTCTTCGGGGAGGGGCTGCCCGGCGCCGAGCGCTACGTCGCCCGGCTCGCCAGCGACGGCGTCACCCGCGGGCTGATCGGCCCGCGGGAGGTGCCGCGGCTGTGGGAGCGGCACGTGCTCAACAGCGCCGCCGTCGCCGAGGCGGTACCCGAGGGTGCCCGGGTGGTCGACGTCGGCAGCGGGGCCGGCCTGCCCGGGATCCCGCTGGCGCTGGCCCGCCCCGACCTGCGGATGACGCTGGTCGAGCCGATGGCCCGGCGGGTCGAGTTCCTCGAGGAGGTCGCCGGCGAGCTCGGCGCCGACTGGCGGGTCGTGCGCGGCCGCGCCGAGGAGCGCTCGGTCGTCACCGCGGTGGGGCCGGTCGACGTCGTCACCGCCCGGGCGGTCGCCGCCCTCCCCCGGCTCGTGGGCTGGTGCCGCGGGCTGCTGCGCCCCGGCGCCCAGCTGGTGGCACTCGTCGGCGCCCGCGCGCTGGAGGAGCTGCCAGCGCTGCTCCCGGAACTCGAGGCCGCCGGGATGCGCGACGTCCATCCCCGGGCTGTCGGCGCGGGGCTGGGGGAGGCTGCCACTACCGTGGTGGTGATGACGCGGGGCCGAGGATGA
- the yidC gene encoding membrane protein insertase YidC, translating to MLDWLYTAIAFVMKTWHAVFSTFLPPAGGITWALSIVFLVVTVRLILFPLFVKQVKSQRAMQEIQPEIQKLRKQYGADRQGFSQAMMALQKERGVNPLAGCLPILPQIPVFLSLFHVLRRLRPGAPGLYSWDNELTDQAARAELFGAPISSSFNMTGQKATDILALPGVTQGGIRVVALVLMVIMCATTFFTQKQIMARSGPVEGQAAMVQKLLLYGMPISLFVTGFFFPIGVLLYWMTNNLWTLGQQFFILRKLPPPGSPAAKAKAAADKPAIDPKALAPKPGAKPVRTKGARPAGSGVALTKDGATGDVPADGVADTAVPASDGVPADGTGGSGTGGSGTGGSGTGATAAGGTASGRPGGASRASRPANRAPHGRPAGTGGKRKRR from the coding sequence TTGCTTGACTGGCTGTACACCGCGATCGCCTTCGTCATGAAGACGTGGCACGCGGTGTTCTCGACGTTCCTGCCCCCCGCGGGGGGCATCACCTGGGCGCTGTCGATCGTCTTCCTGGTCGTCACCGTCCGCCTGATCCTCTTCCCGCTGTTCGTCAAGCAGGTGAAGAGCCAGCGGGCGATGCAGGAGATCCAGCCGGAGATCCAGAAGCTGCGGAAGCAGTACGGCGCCGACCGGCAGGGCTTCAGCCAGGCGATGATGGCGCTGCAGAAGGAGCGCGGGGTCAACCCGCTGGCCGGCTGCCTGCCGATCCTCCCGCAGATCCCGGTCTTCCTCTCGCTGTTCCACGTGCTGCGCCGGCTGCGGCCGGGCGCGCCGGGCCTCTACAGCTGGGACAACGAGCTCACCGACCAGGCCGCCCGGGCGGAGCTGTTCGGGGCGCCGATCTCCTCGTCGTTCAACATGACGGGGCAGAAGGCCACCGACATCCTCGCGCTGCCGGGCGTCACCCAGGGCGGCATCCGCGTGGTCGCGCTCGTGCTCATGGTGATCATGTGCGCGACGACCTTCTTCACCCAGAAGCAGATCATGGCGCGCTCCGGCCCGGTCGAGGGCCAGGCCGCGATGGTGCAGAAGCTGCTGCTCTACGGCATGCCGATCAGCCTCTTCGTCACCGGCTTCTTCTTCCCGATCGGCGTCCTCCTGTACTGGATGACCAACAACCTGTGGACGCTGGGCCAGCAGTTCTTCATCCTGCGCAAGCTGCCGCCGCCCGGGTCCCCCGCCGCCAAGGCCAAGGCCGCGGCCGACAAGCCCGCGATCGACCCCAAGGCCCTCGCGCCCAAGCCCGGTGCCAAGCCGGTGCGGACCAAGGGCGCCCGCCCCGCCGGGAGCGGCGTCGCGCTGACCAAGGACGGCGCCACGGGTGACGTCCCCGCCGACGGCGTGGCCGACACCGCCGTCCCGGCGTCCGACGGCGTGCCGGCCGACGGCACCGGGGGCAGCGGCACCGGGGGCAGCGGCACGGGGGGCAGCGGCACCGGCGCGACCGCCGCAGGGGGGACCGCGTCCGGCCGCCCCGGCGGTGCGAGCCGCGCGTCGCGGCCGGCCAACCGGGCGCCGCACGGCCGTCCCGCCGGCACCGGCGGGAAGCGCAAGCGCCGCTAG
- a CDS encoding protein jag, which translates to MSVPNQSPAATAPAETPDLPDADEHSVDAVLEPADEALTGAADAPSGNGRAAAAGGTDLLVREGDVAGDYLERLLDILDVDGDIDLDVEGDRASVAIVGGDLDDLVGSDGSVLEALQELTRLAVAQATGVRSRLMLDIGGYRARRRADLTSMAGEAARRVASGGQAERLAPMNPFERKVVHDVIAGVAGVRSESEGEEPNRRVVVLPER; encoded by the coding sequence GTGAGCGTCCCGAACCAGAGCCCGGCCGCCACCGCACCGGCCGAGACCCCCGACCTGCCCGACGCCGACGAGCACAGCGTCGACGCCGTGCTCGAGCCCGCCGACGAGGCCCTCACCGGCGCCGCTGACGCCCCCTCCGGCAACGGCCGGGCCGCCGCGGCCGGCGGCACCGACCTGCTCGTCCGCGAGGGCGACGTGGCCGGCGACTACCTCGAGCGGCTGCTCGACATCCTCGACGTGGACGGCGACATCGACCTCGACGTCGAGGGCGACCGCGCCTCGGTGGCCATCGTCGGCGGTGACCTCGACGACCTCGTCGGCTCCGACGGCTCGGTGCTCGAGGCGCTGCAGGAGCTCACGCGGCTCGCCGTCGCGCAGGCGACGGGGGTGCGCAGCCGGCTGATGCTCGACATCGGCGGCTACCGCGCCCGCCGCCGCGCGGACCTGACGTCCATGGCCGGCGAGGCCGCGCGACGGGTGGCCTCCGGCGGGCAGGCCGAGCGGCTGGCGCCCATGAACCCCTTCGAGCGCAAGGTCGTCCACGACGTCATCGCCGGCGTCGCCGGGGTCCGCAGCGAGTCCGAGGGCGAGGAGCCCAACCGGCGCGTCGTGGTCCTGCCGGAGCGGTGA
- a CDS encoding ParB/RepB/Spo0J family partition protein: MSKRGGLGRGLAALIPTAPPVEQPTLPETDGAAPAPEAPATSGTPGAPSASVTLLPPAAQAAATVAAQAVSSAEAAVGVPGAQLREVAVTDVVPNPRQPRQVFDDEALEELTHSVREFGLLQPIVVRERGEGGYELIMGERRLRAARAADLDTVPAIVRDTEDDALLRDALLENIHRVQLNPLEEAAAYQQLLEEFGATHEELAQRIGRSRSQVTNTIRLLKLPVKVQTRVAAGVISAGHARALLGLDDAEAQEALAARIVAEGLSVRATEEAVALAAAEQPASRRRSRRINAPGVEDLAGRLSDVFETKVKIQIGRAKGRIVVEFGSVDDLQRIIGQMAPDITGRRDEPEE; the protein is encoded by the coding sequence ATGAGCAAGCGTGGCGGCCTCGGCCGGGGGCTGGCGGCGCTGATCCCCACCGCCCCGCCGGTCGAGCAGCCGACGCTGCCCGAGACCGACGGCGCGGCGCCCGCGCCCGAGGCGCCTGCGACGTCTGGGACCCCCGGGGCGCCGTCGGCGTCGGTGACGCTGCTCCCGCCGGCCGCCCAGGCCGCCGCCACCGTCGCCGCGCAGGCCGTGTCGTCGGCCGAGGCGGCCGTCGGCGTTCCCGGCGCGCAGCTGCGGGAGGTCGCCGTCACCGACGTCGTCCCCAACCCCCGCCAGCCGCGGCAGGTGTTCGACGACGAGGCGCTCGAGGAGCTCACCCACTCGGTGCGCGAGTTCGGCCTGCTGCAGCCGATCGTCGTCCGCGAGCGCGGCGAGGGCGGCTACGAGCTCATCATGGGCGAGCGCCGGCTGCGGGCCGCGCGGGCCGCGGACCTGGACACGGTGCCGGCCATCGTCCGTGACACCGAGGACGACGCGCTCCTCCGGGACGCGCTGCTGGAGAACATCCACCGCGTCCAGCTCAACCCGCTGGAGGAGGCGGCGGCCTACCAGCAGCTGCTCGAGGAGTTCGGTGCCACGCACGAGGAGCTGGCCCAGCGGATCGGGCGCAGCCGCTCGCAGGTCACCAACACCATCCGGCTGCTCAAGCTGCCGGTGAAGGTGCAGACGCGCGTCGCCGCCGGGGTCATCTCCGCCGGGCACGCGCGGGCGCTGCTGGGCCTCGACGACGCCGAGGCGCAGGAGGCCCTGGCCGCGCGCATCGTCGCCGAGGGACTGTCGGTGCGTGCCACCGAGGAGGCCGTGGCCCTGGCCGCGGCCGAGCAGCCGGCGTCCCGTCGTCGCAGCCGCCGGATCAACGCGCCGGGCGTCGAGGACCTCGCCGGCCGGCTGTCCGACGTCTTCGAGACCAAGGTGAAGATCCAGATCGGCCGGGCCAAGGGGCGGATCGTGGTCGAGTTCGGCTCGGTGGACGACCTGCAGCGCATCATCGGCCAGATGGCGCCGGACATCACCGGCCGCCGGGACGAGCCGGAGGAGTGA
- the dnaA gene encoding chromosomal replication initiator protein DnaA, with amino-acid sequence MADATVDLAEVWDSVRERLATSLTRQQNAMLNLTRPVGLVGGTAVLAAPNEFTQTVLESRMRRVLAEALSEQLGRDIGVAIQLEDAPASAAPEPAEAPTRRPWTPVEADPTDEDRERADDGRSAFGVRSDARPLERAPFEPSPFEPSPFEPGPHSPYDAPRHDAVPPAATAEPPSGAGDGAGEWPGTDWSPAGRGRSGGRRRGVPAGEGAEVLPFDLGDDAPEEPAQRRSGASGRTSGGAVPLFGDRRPPAGLDPGLNPKYVFDSFVIGNSNRFAHAAAVAVAEAPARAYNPLFVYGDSGLGKTHLLHAIGHYAARMFPNVRVRYVSTEEFTNEFINLVHSGRAEDFRRRYRDIDFLLIDDIQFLERAERTQEEFFHTFNTLHNASKQIVITSDRAPKKLTTLEDRLRTRFEWGLITDVQAPDLETRIAILRKKAYGERLQVPDAVLEFIASKVQTNIRELEGALIRVTAFASLNKQQVDLPLAELVLKDLISDEQGPQITAAIIMAATAEYFSVTMEELQGANRSRTLVNARQIAMYLCRELTELSLPRIGASFGGKDHTTVMHAVKKITNLMSERRATYTQVTELTARIKSRARQ; translated from the coding sequence ATGGCCGATGCCACGGTGGACCTGGCGGAGGTCTGGGACTCGGTCCGCGAGCGGCTGGCCACCAGCCTGACCCGGCAGCAGAACGCGATGCTCAACCTCACCCGGCCGGTGGGGCTCGTCGGCGGCACCGCGGTGCTGGCCGCACCCAACGAGTTCACCCAGACCGTGCTGGAGTCCCGGATGCGCCGGGTGCTCGCCGAGGCGCTGTCGGAGCAGCTCGGCCGCGACATCGGCGTCGCCATCCAGCTCGAGGACGCCCCGGCGTCGGCCGCCCCGGAGCCCGCGGAGGCGCCGACCCGCCGCCCGTGGACCCCGGTCGAGGCCGACCCCACCGACGAGGACCGCGAGCGTGCCGACGACGGCCGCAGCGCCTTCGGGGTGCGCAGCGACGCGCGGCCGCTGGAGCGCGCACCGTTCGAGCCCTCGCCGTTCGAGCCCTCGCCGTTCGAGCCCGGTCCCCACTCGCCCTACGACGCCCCGCGTCACGACGCCGTCCCGCCGGCGGCCACCGCCGAGCCGCCGTCAGGGGCCGGTGACGGGGCGGGCGAGTGGCCCGGGACCGACTGGAGCCCCGCGGGCCGCGGGCGCAGCGGAGGCCGGCGCCGCGGGGTGCCGGCCGGCGAGGGTGCCGAGGTGCTGCCCTTCGACCTCGGTGACGACGCCCCCGAGGAGCCCGCGCAGCGCCGGAGCGGGGCCTCCGGCCGGACCTCCGGCGGCGCGGTGCCGCTGTTCGGCGACCGCCGTCCGCCGGCCGGCCTCGACCCCGGCCTGAACCCGAAGTACGTCTTCGACAGCTTCGTCATCGGCAACAGCAACCGCTTCGCCCACGCCGCGGCGGTCGCCGTCGCGGAGGCCCCGGCACGGGCCTACAACCCGCTGTTCGTCTACGGCGACTCCGGTCTCGGCAAGACCCACCTGCTGCACGCGATCGGGCACTACGCGGCGCGGATGTTCCCCAACGTGCGGGTGCGCTACGTCAGCACCGAGGAGTTCACCAACGAGTTCATCAACCTGGTGCACTCCGGCCGGGCCGAGGACTTCCGCCGCCGGTACCGGGACATCGACTTCCTGCTCATCGACGACATCCAGTTCCTGGAGCGCGCCGAGCGGACGCAGGAGGAGTTCTTCCACACCTTCAACACGCTCCACAACGCCAGCAAGCAGATCGTCATCACGTCCGACCGGGCGCCGAAGAAGCTGACGACGCTGGAGGACCGGCTGCGCACGCGGTTCGAGTGGGGGCTCATCACCGACGTCCAGGCGCCGGACCTCGAGACCCGCATCGCGATCCTGCGGAAGAAGGCCTACGGCGAGCGGCTGCAGGTGCCCGACGCGGTGCTGGAGTTCATCGCCAGCAAGGTGCAGACCAACATCCGCGAGCTCGAGGGCGCGCTGATCCGGGTGACCGCCTTCGCCAGCCTCAACAAGCAACAGGTCGACCTGCCGCTGGCCGAGCTGGTGCTCAAGGACCTGATCAGCGACGAGCAGGGCCCGCAGATCACCGCGGCGATCATCATGGCCGCGACCGCGGAGTACTTCTCCGTGACGATGGAGGAGCTGCAGGGCGCCAACCGCAGCCGCACGCTGGTCAACGCCCGACAGATCGCCATGTACCTGTGCCGGGAGCTCACCGAGCTGTCCCTGCCGCGGATCGGCGCCTCCTTCGGCGGCAAGGACCACACCACGGTCATGCACGCCGTCAAGAAGATCACCAACCTGATGAGCGAGCGCCGCGCCACGTACACCCAGGTCACGGAGCTGACCGCGCGCATCAAGAGCCGCGCCCGCCAGTAG
- a CDS encoding ParA family protein, with product MTDPGQRLRSSLAADSAAGSGADFDSPIAMEALRATRVLHAADQEPFPAPGRIRVITVANQKGGVGKTTSTVNLGVALALYGLRALVIDLDPQGNTSTALGVEHTVGTPSIYDALVGDSSLADVVHPTTASPNLRCVPATIDLAGAEIELVSVVAREYRLRRAIEGHIHALPEDQRPHYVLIDCPPSLGLLTLNALVAGDEVLIPIQCEYYALEGLGQLLNNIELVRAHLNPGIAVRTILLTMYDGRTKLADQVAEEVRSHFGDLVLRTVIPRNVRVSEAPGYGQSVLTYDPGSRGSTSYVEAARELAERGVGMAPLTDVRPVGAPPPPPPPATAPMPAVRPGAHRAAGLDAAATDRAFAGTDAAVLPVPTSVDEETR from the coding sequence ATGACCGACCCGGGCCAGCGACTGCGCAGCAGCCTCGCGGCCGACTCGGCGGCCGGCTCCGGCGCGGACTTCGACAGCCCCATCGCCATGGAGGCGCTGCGGGCGACCCGGGTGCTGCACGCCGCCGACCAGGAGCCGTTCCCCGCGCCCGGGCGCATCCGGGTGATCACGGTCGCCAACCAGAAGGGCGGCGTCGGCAAGACCACCTCGACGGTGAACCTCGGCGTGGCGCTGGCGCTCTACGGCCTGCGGGCGCTGGTCATCGACCTCGACCCGCAGGGCAACACGAGCACCGCCCTCGGCGTCGAGCACACCGTGGGGACGCCGTCGATCTACGACGCCCTCGTCGGGGACAGCTCGCTGGCCGACGTCGTCCACCCGACGACGGCGAGCCCGAACCTGCGCTGCGTCCCGGCGACGATCGACCTGGCCGGCGCGGAGATCGAGCTGGTCTCCGTCGTCGCCCGCGAGTACCGGCTGCGCCGCGCGATCGAGGGCCACATCCACGCCCTGCCCGAGGACCAGCGGCCGCACTACGTGCTCATCGACTGCCCGCCGTCGCTGGGGCTGCTCACGCTCAACGCGCTCGTGGCCGGCGACGAGGTGCTCATCCCGATCCAGTGCGAGTACTACGCGCTGGAGGGCCTGGGACAGCTGCTCAACAACATCGAGCTGGTGCGGGCGCACCTCAACCCGGGGATCGCCGTCCGCACCATCCTCCTGACGATGTACGACGGCCGGACCAAGCTCGCCGACCAGGTCGCCGAGGAGGTCCGCAGCCACTTCGGCGACCTGGTGCTGCGCACGGTCATCCCCCGGAACGTCCGGGTGTCGGAGGCGCCGGGGTACGGCCAGTCGGTGCTCACCTACGACCCGGGGTCCCGGGGGTCGACCAGCTACGTCGAGGCCGCCCGCGAGCTCGCCGAGCGGGGCGTGGGCATGGCGCCGCTGACCGACGTCCGGCCGGTGGGCGCCCCGCCACCGCCTCCCCCGCCGGCGACCGCGCCGATGCCGGCGGTCCGCCCCGGTGCCCACCGGGCGGCCGGCCTCGACGCCGCGGCCACCGACCGTGCCTTCGCCGGCACGGACGCCGCCGTCCTGCCCGTTCCCACCTCCGTCGACGAGGAGACCCGATGA